The DNA sequence TCTGAGAGTCGACGGCACATCAAACCCGACGGTCAATACCGAGGTGAGGTTAggactcatcatcatcatcatcatcgtcatcagcCTTGTCATGAGCTCATGGTAGTCGTGATCAATGATGGGAAGGTTGGGGGAGAGGACGGTAGGGCCCTAGAAGGAGTAGCCCCTGTGTGTTTATGGCCCCTGGCCGGGTCTGAAGTCCGCTCGGCGTGACTGCCGCTATAAAAGACGTTGGCGAGGGCTAAGCGATACTCTCCTGGCCCAACTGACACCCCGccacaccctaaccctccacctccgcaCGCCGCTACACCCGCCTACAACCTGGACCTTTGGAACCCTATTATCTGAGAACGCTCGTCTCCCCCGTGGCCACTCGCTCTCGACTCGCCTTACCGCCCGTTTGACTCCCGTTTTGATCCGCTAGCGTCTGTCTCTGAGCCCTGCGTCGTCCGCGATGTCCACCGCCGTGGAGGCCGTCGGCTTCGTGCTGTGCATCATCAGCTGGCTGATCACCGGCACCGCGCTGGGCAACGACTACTGGAAGGTGTCCACCGTGGCCGGCAACATCATCACCTCGGTGCGGCAGTACGAGAACCTCTGGCACTCGTGTACCGAGACCAGCACGGGCATCGCCCAGTGCCAAGACTTTGAGTCCCTTCTGGGCCTCCCAGGTAGGAGCCCGCCTGAGTCCGCTGTATTCCTGTCAGTATAAGGGCTACTAAAGTATTTATACGAGGGCTATTGAAAGCATGTACTTGTTTAGAATACTGTATTAAAATAACtatttttgttttaagtgtGTGAAAAAGGTTAAGTTGATTTTAAGTTGAACAAAAGTCACTTATATTGAACTTAAATTTAAAATCAACTTAACCTTTTTCATACACTTAAAACAAAAAGAGTTCTTTGAATACAGCATTTCAAACAACTTTATTATCAACTGGTGAAAAGATTTGAACGATACTTTGAACGATACTCGAGCCTGTCCGATTAATTAATCGGACAGGCTTGAGCAGAAAACGACACCGTTAACAAAATGGCTGCTGAGGTTGACTACATCAAAAGTGTATTAGTCGAAGTGGTTCAAAAGAACGTCTGTCCGTCATATTTTATTTAAGTGCAATAATTCAAGAAATAATCAACTGAGTCGAAATTCTACCAGAATTGACTGTGTTGAAATAGGGTCAGTATGTCAGGATTCCGTATTTTTCTTATGGTGCGAACATTTATTGCCACGTTTTACCGCCAATAAAACCAATCGTCTATCTGTCCAAATCAGTACAGTAAACTCTCAGGATATATCCTTAACATAAATTCTCAAACCGATTTATGATACACAGAAGTTGACCTCATCATCAAAAAGCAGAGTTATAATTTCTTGAAGAATCCATTTTTAGCGTCGTCTTCAACAGCAAAATGGAGGGAAACGCCCAAACAGAGGGACAGCTTTTCGTTCGTGTAGAGTGTTCTAGGGTTGCAAAAACAGTCACACATTCATAACAAGCATTTTAATATACAGTCCTCAAAATGGGACATAATGTCTTCTAATTTGACAAAGTAAAATACTTAGTTTTGAGGGTTTTTATCGATTTAATTGTTTCCAATGTAACTAATTTTAGTTCTCATTTTAGAATCTATAATATCTTATCTTAAAAGGTGTGTTTGATAACGATGCAACTCACCTGGTGAAGTGAAGGTTAAATAAATCGATCAGAAATAATTATCCAACCAAACAAACTATTCCTTTAACTTCCATCGCATTTTGTATTTCTAAACATATTCTTCAACCGTTCCATTTCATGTACAATAATGAATCAATAACTCAATAGACCTCATTCAccaagcagccatcttggtcaTTTGGGCGGGGAAATCTTCTAGAAACTTTCGGGATACCATGACGACTCAAAAGAAATGTGTCCTAAATTGAACTTCGTGGTGATATGGAATTCAGAATAATGCGTATCAGTTGTCATGGTCTCTGAAGATTCAAGAACAGCTTCCAATATGTCTGTTAGGCGTATAAGGTCTGTTGCATCTCGTCCGTAATAACCACAGGGGACATTTTCAGGTAGTCCTGGCACAGCCTGACTCTGATGTCATAAAAGCTCAACCAAGACTTGACATATTCGTCTCTCACGTCACACTACCTAGTAAGAGTCAGGACACATTCTGGTCTCTGCCCACGACACACACCCGATAGAGACAATAGTGGGAGTGTGAAACCTGTATGATAGACggatcagcctaccagcctacaCAGTGCACTGCGCTAACTGGATGCTAATGGCTATACAACATCACCCCTTGTGGTGGCAAGCTAGGCGACCCCTTAGGTGTCATGattggaagaggaagagatttGAATATGCGGGAGATACCATGTGGGCAGTAcgtaatgtgcgtgtgtgtgtgtgtgtgtgcgtgctgctgtgtgcgcgtgtgtatctgtgtgtgtctgtgtttgtttgtgtctgtgtgtgtgtgtgtgtgtgtgtgtctgtgtggtgcgtgtgtgtttttatgtgtctttgtctgtgtgtgtgtgtgtgtgtgtgtgtgtgtgtgtgtgtgcgtgtttgtgcaagtgcgtgtgtgtgtgcgtgtgtgtacggtgtgtctttgtatgtgtctttgtgtgtgcgtgtgtgtgtgcgtgtgcttgtgtgcatgcttgtgtgtgtgtgtgtgtgtgtgtggcgcgtgtgtgtgtgtgcaggctacGTGCAGGCCTGTCGCGGCCTGATGATCGTGGCTCTGCTGATGGGGCTCGCCTGCCTGGTGATCGCCCTGCTGGGCGTCAAGTGCATCAAGATAGGCTCCGCCTCCGAGTCGTCCAAGGCCAAGTTGGTCATCGCCGGGGGCATCGTGTCTGCTCTGGCTGGTAGGTCCTCCGTAAGACACATCTGGACATGTATACAACACTGTATACAACACTGTATACCACACTATGTACTACAATGTATACAAGACTGTAAACCACACTGTAAACCAAACTGTACCACACTGTATACAACACTGTATACAACACTGTATACTACACAGTATACCCCACTGTAAACCACACTGTAAACCCCACTGTAAACCACACTGTAAACCACACTGTAAACACACTGTAAACCACACTGTAAACCACACTGTAACCACACTGTAACCACACTGTAACCACACTGTAAACCACACTGTAACCACACTGTAAACCACACTGTAACCACACTGTAAACCAAACTGTACCACACTGTATACAACACTGTATACAACACTGTATACTACACAGTATACCCCACTGTAAACCACACTGTAAACCACGCTATATCACAATGTATACAACACTGTATACCACACTTATACCACACTATATACTACACAGTATACAAGATTGTAAACCACACTGTAAACCACAATATACCACACTTTATACAACACtgtatatattatagtataccCCACTGTATACCCCACTGTATGCAAAACTGGATACCACACTATATGCTACAATACAACATTATATTCACAGTGATGATGGGAATGAGTCAGCCTACCAGTGGTTCATTCCACTGTGTAGTGGTTCAGTCCACTGTGTAGTGGTTCAGTCCACTGTGTAGTGGTTCATTCCACTGTGCAGTGGTTCAGTCCACTGTGCAGTCTGGTAAACGGATCGATCCATTCCATCATACACCCGGGTGAATTTCACTGTAAGGTAGCGtacctggtggtaaaaatagacCGGCCTCTTAAAGCCGACCTCGGATGATATGGACGTCTGTTCGACATTCAGTTAGCTATGCTAATGGAATCAGTTGTGCAAATTGACTCATTGTTGCGAATTGACTCATTGTTGCTAATAGATTTGTCCATTACCAACAGcaaattaattaattgttttgtttattctaCGAATTTGACAAATTCGTAGAGTATTGTACTGGTTTTGGTCATTTGCCGCAGTAAATTGAGGCTAATTGATTCGTTCGTTAGCATCAGTGAGTCCTAATGTATGACTCTtctgtgcaggtgtgtgcacCTTGGTATCAGTGTCTTGGTACGCCAACATGATCGTGGAGGACTTCTATGACCCCTTCACCGGGGGAATCAAGTGAGTTCCCCGGAAGACCTCCACCACTGCTTCCTGATAAAATATTTTAGAGGGCTcatatcatgccaccaggtgtgggtgtgattagctggtacaagccgtttggcaTAGGGTGGGAATGATTttcatagtgacatcacaagtaggcgtgtccacctactgtgtgtgttggatagatcagccttcctgcctacccagtggacagtagcaaacgttgctcctcCGTCCTTC is a window from the Gadus chalcogrammus isolate NIFS_2021 chromosome 8, NIFS_Gcha_1.0, whole genome shotgun sequence genome containing:
- the cldn15la gene encoding claudin 15-like a — translated: MSTAVEAVGFVLCIISWLITGTALGNDYWKVSTVAGNIITSVRQYENLWHSCTETSTGIAQCQDFESLLGLPGYVQACRGLMIVALLMGLACLVIALLGVKCIKIGSASESSKAKLVIAGGIVSALAGVCTLVSVSWYANMIVEDFYDPFTGGIKFELGAGLYMGWAGAFLAILGGGMLCCACKRVTPAGGKGGYRGALPKKIFTPKSESESKSKEYV